The genome window GGAGGGCTGCCCATGTAAAGGCAACAAGATAGCCAAAGGCAAAACCGAAGTTCAGGACAAGATTGGAGAAGACAGAGAACTTTGTTTTCCGCACCACCTTACGGCGCAATTCGCGTTGTGTTCCCTCCAGTTTCCCCACGATCATCTCGTCACTTTCGAGTGTCTTGATGAGCATTCGGTGCTGGATAGTCTCCTGCAGAACGCTCTGAACCTTTGAGTCAGAGTTGCGAACCTCACGTGTCAGCCGTCGCATCTGCCGTACATAAACCTTGCTGATGAGAACAAACAGCGGGATCATAACGACGATGAGGATTGCCAGACGCCAGTCCATCGACATCAGATAGAAGAAAGCACCGAGGAACATTGCCACCGTTGAGACTGAATTCGGGATGGTCTCGGTAAGAAAGTTCACCACATTGACAACATCAAACTCCAGACGGTTCAGCACGTCACCACTGTGATGACGCTCCTTTCCATGCCATTCCGAGCGCAGAATACGGTCGAGCATACGCTGCTGCATACGGTTCTGAGCCTTGATACCCAGCAGGTTCCGCACCCACACAGAGGCTATATTCAATGCAAAGTCACAGATAATCAGGGCTCCCATGATTCCCACTGCGACGTAGATACTGCCTTCCCTGGCATGAGATGCCACATCAATGGCATGCTGAACAGCCCATACCGTTGCCAAAGAAACGCCCACGCTGAGAATTCCTATCAGTGCATTCAGCACCGCCTGCCTACGGTTACCACGCCATGCTATCCACAGCCAGCGGAATATCTCCTTGCTTGTGTAGCGTGTTTCAGGGATTTGAAAGAGCTTCTTTATCTTGTTCACCATTATTATCTCCTTTGTTTAATTATATCGAGAGCTTAGGAATCCGGAGGAGGACAGCACACATTACAGTTCTATATGCTATGATTCAGAAAGATATTCCTAAGATTTACAATCCCTTTCATCGTCTCCCCGCAGACTGCCTGCCGCCTTAAAGTTTACGCGTATCGGCTCCCCACATCAGTTTCTCGCGTAGTGTCGAGAAGAATCGCTGCCCATGCAGCTTCACAATGCGCACCTTATGCGGTGCTTTCTTCACTGTCAATGTCACCCCTTCACGCAGTTTCTCCGACCTCCCGTCCACTGCTGCAAGGAAATTATGGCTCCGGCTCTGCACCTCGAGCTTGATTTCAGCCTCGTCACTGATGACAATCGGACGGATATTCAGGCTATGTGGGGCTACGGGAGTTATGCTCAAGATACCTGACTGGGGCACGATAATCGGTCCGCCGATAGATAATGAGTAAGCTGTTGAGCCTGTCGGCGTACTAATGACAAGTCCGTCTGCCAGATAAGTAACCAGGTATTCACCGTTAACACTTGCCTTTATGGATATCATCGCAGCATTGTCACGTTTCAGGATGGCGATGTCGTTCAATGCGAAAGGACAGTTTTCGAGCGGCTCACCATCAGCTTCCAGCTGGATGACGGCACGCTCTTCAATCTCACATTTCCCCGCAAAGACATCATCGAGCACCCTTTCAATATCCTCGGGCACCACATTTGCGAGGAAACCCAGTCGTCCCATGTTCACGCCGATGATAGGTGTCTGCTTCGGACCGACCTTGCTTGCAGCCTTCAGAAACGTACCATCACCGCCTAACGAGATGACATAATCGACATCGAAGTTCACCCCTTCAAACACTCCTGCTATGGGAAAATCCCTCTTCAGTTCATTCGCCAGGACACGATAGAAGTTCTGCTCGATATACACATCAGCCTCATGACCTGCCAGATAGTCCAGCATGTCAAGTATCTGAAGTGTGTCGAAAGCCTTGGAGGCATTCCCGAAAACAGCAAAACTCAGTCTCTTTTCTGCCATAAAAACGTGCCTTTTTAATTTCTTTTAGCCTTACAATACATACTAAACGATAGATATTTAGTATATTTGCACAACCTTTACATTTGCAAAAGTAAAGATTTTAATTGGATTTATGTACTTAAAAACAAAATAAATATGGCTAAAGTATATGAGTTTCTTGCCAACGGCTTCGAAGAAGTAGAGGCTTTGGCACCTGTTGACATCCTGCGCCGTGGGGATGTGGAGGTAAAAACAGTCAGCATAACGGGCAGTCATCTCGTTGAGTCATCACATGGAGTAATCGTCAAAGCCGACCTCCTTTTCGAGGAGATAACCGACTTCTCTGACGCAGACCTGCTGATGTTGCCTGGCGGAATGCCCGGGTCAAAGAACCTGGACAGGCACGAAGGTGTGCGCAAAGCACTCAAGGAACAGTTTGAAAAGGGCAAACGTGTTGCTGCCATCTGTGCTGCACCATTGGTATTGGCATCCGTCGGACTGCTGAAAGGCAGGAAGGCAACCATCTATCCCGGCATGGAAAGCCACTTAGGTGAGGGCGCTGAATACACGGGGGCACTTGTTCAGGAGGACGGAAACGTTACAACAGGAGCAGGTCCTGCTGCTTCTTTCCCTTACGGATACAAGCTCCTGAGCTATTTCGCACCTGCCGAGAAGGTCGAAGAGATACAAAAGGGAATGATTTACGACCAACTTCTTAATTCATAAATCATCATTCATAATTCAGAACTGTGAGTCATAAAACGTCAAAATATGCCATCATCGTCGCTGGTGGAAAGGGACTGCGAATGGGAGCAGACATCCCCAAGCAGTTCCTTCCCGTTGGCGGAAAACCTGTCCTGATGCACACAATCAGCCGCTTCCACGCCTACGACAAGGATTTGAAGGTTATCCTTGTGCTGCCGAAGGAACAGCAGGATTACTGGCAGGAGCTGTGCGAACAGTATCATTTCAATGAGGAATACCAGTTGGCGGATGGTGGCGCAAGCCGCTTCCAGTCATGCAAGAACGGCTTGTCGATGATTCCGGCTGATACTGTCGGGCTTGTCGGCATTCATGATGGCGTGCGTCCTTTCGTCTCCTGCGAGACCATTGCACGCTGTTTTGATACTGCACAGGAGGCGAAAGCGGTAATTCCAGTACTGCCTGTTACTGACACACTGCGCTTTACCGGTGACTCCCCAAGTGGACGAAACGTGCAACGCAGCGATTATAAAGCCGTACAGACGCCGCAAGTCTTTGACATCCAACTTATCAAAAAGGCATACGAACAAGAAGAAAAAGCCGATTTCACTGATGATGCCAGCGTCGTTGAGCATCTCGGGCAGACTGTTACAATGGTGGAAGGGAACAGGGAAAACATTAAAATCACCACCCCGTTCGACTTGAAAGTGGCAGAAGTTCTGGTAATTCATAATTCATAATTCACAATTCATAATTATGATTACCGTTGTCAAGTCAGAATTCATAATTCATCGTTCATATATTATGATTACTGAGTTTGATGGGGTTATTGGATGAGAAGAACGAAAGAATGAAAACGTAAAGATGGTGTTTAAAGCTGATAGATAGCACTATAAAACAGCGTAGAGCATAGGGATGAGAAGTGTAAAGGGCGTTCTTTCCGAATTATTTTCACGTAAAAAAGAAATTATTTTCATGAAGAAAAATATTTATTATCGTGAAAAAAAATATTTATTTTCATGAAAATAATTCGCAACAGGCAAATTCTAACGTGAATAAGAAGGCTGAAGAACAGCTTTATTTACACACCGCTGCAAGCTAAAAGAAGGTCGGAAGCAAGTGAGAAAGTGAACAAGTAGACGAGTAGACGAGTTTATCAGTTATATGTTTTATAAAACAGCAAACATCAATATTCATAATTATGAACTATGAATCCTGAACTCTGACTTAACAATGGTAATCATAATTATGAATTATGAATTACTCAGTAATTGTGAATTATGAATTAGACTAATGGATATACTATCGCAAGACATAATGTATTTACCAGGTGTAGGACCACGCCGCAGGGAGATTCTGAGCAAGGAGCTTGGTATCCAGACCTATCGTGACCTGCTGGAATACTTCCCTTACAAGTATGTCGACCGAACAAAGGTGTATCTCATTTCAGAGCTTTCACAGGATATGCCGTTCGTGCAAATCAAAGGAAGAATCCTCAGCTTTGAGGAAGCTGAGATGGGAAAACGTAAGAAACGTATCATCGCACACTTCACGGACGGACATGGCATCTGTGATATAGTGTGGTTCAATGGCACGAAGTATATCTATCAGAATTACCAGATCAACAAGGAATATATCATCTTCGGAAAGCCTACCATATTCAACGGCAGGTTCCAGTTCACCCACCCCGACATTGACGATGCTTCCCAGTTGCAGCTCAACGACATGGGGATGCAGCCTTTCTATGTCACCACCGAGAAGATGAAGAAGGCGGGAATCACTTCACGTGCGGTGGAGAAACTGACGAAGACACTCATCGGCAAGCTCACAGAACCACTGGAAGAGACTCTCCCTCCCTTCATAACAACCCACCTGCATCTCATCTCACGCGATGCTGCCATGCGCAAGATTCATTACCCAAAGTCGGTTGATGACACCCAGCGTGCCCGTGTACGGCTGAAGTTTGAGGAACTTTTCTATGTCCAACTCAACATCCTCCGTTATGCCAGCGACCATCGCCGCAAGTACCGTGGTTATATATTTAATCGCATCGGGGCACAGTTCAACTGGTTCTATGCCCACAACCTGCCCTTTGAACTCACCGGGGCACAGAAGAGGGTGATGCACGAAATACGTGCCGACATGGCTGGCGGGCGACAGATGAACCGTCTGCTGCAGGGCGACGTGGGCTCGGGTAAGACGCTCGTCGCCCTTATGTCGATGCTCATTGCCATCGACAACGGTTATCAGGCGTGTATGATGGCACCGACGGAAATCCTTGCCGAGCAGCATCTGCAGACCATCAAGGAGTTCCTCAAGGGAATGAACCTGCGCATAGAACTGCTGACGGGCATCGTGAAAGGCAAGAAACGCAAGGAAGTATTGGATGGACTGTTGGACGGTTCCATCAATATCGTCGTCGGAACACACGCCATCATTGAGGATAAGGTGCAGTTCCAGCACCTCGGTATGGCTGTCGTTGACGAACAGCACCGCTTCGGCGTGGCACAACGTGCCAAGCTGTGGAGCAAGAGCGAGAACCCTCCGCACGTACTGGTCATGACGGCTACACCTATACCACGCACCCTTGCAATGACCATCTACGGCGACCTTGATGTCTCCGTCATTGACGAGCTGCCGCCGGGACGTAAGCCCATACAGACCATCCACAAGTATGACGACCAGATGACAAGCCTATATCAAGGCATCCGACAGCAGATAAAGCTCGGACGCCAGGTGTATATCGTCTATCCGCTCATCAAGGAAAGCGAACGTATGGACCTCAAGAACCTTGAAGACGGCTTTGAGGCTATGTGCGACATATTCCCTGATTTCCAGCTCAGTAAGATACACGGGAAGATGAAGGACAAGGATAAAGAGGCCGAGATGCAGAAGTTTGTCAGCAGACAGACACAGATACTCGTTGCCACAACGGTGATAGAAGTGGGCGTGAATGTCCCCAACGCCAGCGTTATGATTATCCTCGATGCCCAGCGTTTCGGGCTGTCCCAGCTCCATCAGCTGCGTGGTCGTGTCGGTCGTGGTGCCGAACAGAGCTACTGCATCCTTGTCACCAACCACAAACTGACCAAGGAAACCAGTAAACGAATTGACATCATGTGCGAGACAAACGATGGTTTTGAGATTGCTGAAGCCGACCTCAAGCTGCGTGGTCCCGGTGATTTGGAGGGTACACAGCAAAGCGGTGTTGCCTTCGACCTCAAGATAGCCGACATTGCCCGTGACGGACAGATTGTACAGATGGCACGGGAAGAGGCGCAGAAGATTATTGACGATGACCCAACTTGCCAGAAAATGGAGTATAACTTGCTTTGGAACAGACTGAAAGCGTTAAGAAAGACTAATATAAACTGGGCTGCCATTTCATAGGAAGAATGACCATTAAAATGGCAGAAAGCCCCAGTCTAAAGGGCTTTAAACCAATCACCTACATGCTGGAAAAGGGAAGCGAGTTTGTTAAACTCACTATAAAAACTGTTAAGCAGCAATGTTATCCCACATTTTTTCATTAACTTTGCGCCATCTTTTGGTCAAAGCTGTATGCTTATTGTATAAATAACCAACAACTCTGCCATTTGAAAGGGACATAAGAATCAGTCCCGTGCCACTGCGGCATCTGAGTTTAATAAAATAACTTGATTATGACTTTTAAGAAAGTAATTAGAACTTTTGCACTAACATCTCTTTTAACCCTGACAGCCCATTCAGCAAATGCACAGGACCTGCTTGCACGCCAGGCACCTATCGACCGTCGGGCTAAGGCTCTCGACACAATGGTAATCAGCCGTCTGCGTGAGGCTGAAGAGATTGAAGAACCAGCAGCAGAACTCTATAACGACTGGAACAACAACTACGCACACCGAGGCGGTAACCTCCCCGATGTATACAAAATTGACCTCCGCGGCTTCCACATGCCGACTCCAAGCCGTGTCATCACAAGTAACTTCGGACGTCGCTGGGGTCGTCGCCATCAGGGTCTTGACATCAAGGTCTACATCGGCGATACCATCCGTGCAGCCTTCTCAGGTAAGGTTCGTGTAGTGAAATATGATGCAAACGGATATGGTAAGTATATCGTTATCCGACATAATAACGGACTTGAGACCATCTACGGTCACCTTTCAAAGCAGATTGTTACTCCAAACCAGACTGTCCGTGCTGGTCAGCCTATCGGTCTGGGCGGTAACACCGGTCGTTCTACAGGTTCTCACCTCCACTTCGAGACACGTCTGGCAGGTGTGGCTTTGAACCCGGCACTCTTCTTCGACTTCGCTCATCAGGACGTTACTGGTGACTTCTATGTGTTCCGTCGCAGCACCATAGCACAGGAGTCAGAACGTGCAACGGCAGCCCGTGGAACTTCATCAAGCCTCAGCTACTCACGTGAAAACATCCAGGGTAAAGGTAACCAGAGCTATACTCCACGTCAGGAGAAGAACTACAACACTGATTTCTCCAACCACACACCACGTACAGAGCCTACCGCTAACAACGGAAAGATTATCTATCACAAGGTGGTCGACGGTGAGACATTAGAAACGATAGCCAGACAACATGGCATCAGTGTTGAGCAGCTTTGCCGTCAGAACCGCATAGGCAAATTGACCCGTGTATCTGATGGTCAGTTACTCTCAATCAGTAAGTAAACATTTCCCACATCATAAAACAGCTCCGGCAGACACCAGTCTGTCGGAGCTGCTTTCATTTATGCCCCTGCTTGCCAACTGTTCCCCGATAAGAAACAGCTTTCCTACTTCGTTGCGAGGGACATAATAAAGTATTTAATTACTGCCACCTGCCTTTCATTTCCCGTATATGTTAGCCATTGGTATCTTTTAAAACGACTTGTCAAGTAGGTTTTCAAAATTAAACGCTTATATGCAATTAATCATGAACCCCTACCTAACCGAAAATCTGACTCATTACATTAGCTGGCGGGCGCTGGTTCTCCAGCTCATTCTTCATAAAGTCCATATAAGGTGCTATATGCTCGAAGAACTGATGATAGCCCTTACAGAGATAGTTAAGCCCCGGATTGCCGTAACAATCACGGACAAAACGGTTCTTGGGACACTCTCCATGACAGGCAAACTGGAACTTACACTCCTTGCATTGCTGCGGAAGAAGTCTGTATTTCATCTTTGAAAACTCTTTCTGCCGGTCGCTGTTCATCATCTCATAGATAGTCTGTCGGGACAGGTTTCCAAGTTTATGTTCAGGGTAAACGAAATGGTCACAGGAATAAACATCGCCGTTGTATTCCATTACTCCAGCATGACCGCACTCCTTTGCCATCGTACAGATGCCCGGTGCCACGCCGACCCAGTTTGCCAAAGTGGCATCAAAGAGCTGTATATAATAGTCGCCTACATCATTATGTACCCACTCATCGAAGATGGCACAAAGGAAGTTTCCCCATTGCTCGGCAGTAACAGAGAAGTCAGTCACCTCACCACCTTCCTGCATTCCGGGTGCCAGTGTAAGCCCATCGGTACGGTTTACAATCCGTTCAACAATAGGAGTAAACTGGATATAACGACAGCCTATCTCCTTGAAGAAGTGATAGAAGTCCAATGGATAATCTGCATTAAAGTCGTTGACCACGGCAAGGGCATTCCATTCCACACCGTGCTTGTTCAGCAGGTCGACACCTTTCATCACCTGACGGAAGGACGGTTTGCCGGTAGCCGTCCGTCGATACTCATCATGAAACTCCTGCGGTCCGTCAATAGAGACGCCCACAAGAAAATTGTTCTCCTTGAAGAAGCGGCACCATTCATCATTCAGGAGGATGCCATTCGTCTGAATGCTGTTGTCAATCTGACGCCCACGGGCATAATACCGTTGCAGTTCCAGTGCACGACGATAGAAGGATACGGGGCGCATCAGGGTCTCACCGCCATGCCATGTAAAGAGCACCTGCGGCGTTGTCTGCGCCTCGATATACTCCTTGATGAACTTCTCAAGCAGCGCATCAGTTATCACATGATTCTTGTTATCGTCATACAGCTTACTCTTCTCCAGATAATAACAGTACTTACACCGCAGGTTACAAAGTGAACCGGCAGGTTTCAGCATGATATACATCGGATGACTAAAGGGAACAATGGTATTCATAAATGTTTTGTTTCGGCTGACAAAGGTAGTCAATTATTTAATAACGGCAAAACATTCCAAATCACTTATTAAGACACTGACAACAGATTACGTACCATTACGAAACACATTAGGAGAACAACCTGTCCTGTCTTCTCATGAAACAAAAAGAACTGTATGCTTATCGTATCGCCATTATCCTG of Prevotella fusca JCM 17724 contains these proteins:
- a CDS encoding NAD kinase, which gives rise to MAEKRLSFAVFGNASKAFDTLQILDMLDYLAGHEADVYIEQNFYRVLANELKRDFPIAGVFEGVNFDVDYVISLGGDGTFLKAASKVGPKQTPIIGVNMGRLGFLANVVPEDIERVLDDVFAGKCEIEERAVIQLEADGEPLENCPFALNDIAILKRDNAAMISIKASVNGEYLVTYLADGLVISTPTGSTAYSLSIGGPIIVPQSGILSITPVAPHSLNIRPIVISDEAEIKLEVQSRSHNFLAAVDGRSEKLREGVTLTVKKAPHKVRIVKLHGQRFFSTLREKLMWGADTRKL
- a CDS encoding anaerobic sulfatase-maturation protein produces the protein MNTIVPFSHPMYIMLKPAGSLCNLRCKYCYYLEKSKLYDDNKNHVITDALLEKFIKEYIEAQTTPQVLFTWHGGETLMRPVSFYRRALELQRYYARGRQIDNSIQTNGILLNDEWCRFFKENNFLVGVSIDGPQEFHDEYRRTATGKPSFRQVMKGVDLLNKHGVEWNALAVVNDFNADYPLDFYHFFKEIGCRYIQFTPIVERIVNRTDGLTLAPGMQEGGEVTDFSVTAEQWGNFLCAIFDEWVHNDVGDYYIQLFDATLANWVGVAPGICTMAKECGHAGVMEYNGDVYSCDHFVYPEHKLGNLSRQTIYEMMNSDRQKEFSKMKYRLLPQQCKECKFQFACHGECPKNRFVRDCYGNPGLNYLCKGYHQFFEHIAPYMDFMKNELENQRPPANVMSQIFG
- a CDS encoding DJ-1 family glyoxalase III, which produces MAKVYEFLANGFEEVEALAPVDILRRGDVEVKTVSITGSHLVESSHGVIVKADLLFEEITDFSDADLLMLPGGMPGSKNLDRHEGVRKALKEQFEKGKRVAAICAAPLVLASVGLLKGRKATIYPGMESHLGEGAEYTGALVQEDGNVTTGAGPAASFPYGYKLLSYFAPAEKVEEIQKGMIYDQLLNS
- the recG gene encoding ATP-dependent DNA helicase RecG, whose amino-acid sequence is MDILSQDIMYLPGVGPRRREILSKELGIQTYRDLLEYFPYKYVDRTKVYLISELSQDMPFVQIKGRILSFEEAEMGKRKKRIIAHFTDGHGICDIVWFNGTKYIYQNYQINKEYIIFGKPTIFNGRFQFTHPDIDDASQLQLNDMGMQPFYVTTEKMKKAGITSRAVEKLTKTLIGKLTEPLEETLPPFITTHLHLISRDAAMRKIHYPKSVDDTQRARVRLKFEELFYVQLNILRYASDHRRKYRGYIFNRIGAQFNWFYAHNLPFELTGAQKRVMHEIRADMAGGRQMNRLLQGDVGSGKTLVALMSMLIAIDNGYQACMMAPTEILAEQHLQTIKEFLKGMNLRIELLTGIVKGKKRKEVLDGLLDGSINIVVGTHAIIEDKVQFQHLGMAVVDEQHRFGVAQRAKLWSKSENPPHVLVMTATPIPRTLAMTIYGDLDVSVIDELPPGRKPIQTIHKYDDQMTSLYQGIRQQIKLGRQVYIVYPLIKESERMDLKNLEDGFEAMCDIFPDFQLSKIHGKMKDKDKEAEMQKFVSRQTQILVATTVIEVGVNVPNASVMIILDAQRFGLSQLHQLRGRVGRGAEQSYCILVTNHKLTKETSKRIDIMCETNDGFEIAEADLKLRGPGDLEGTQQSGVAFDLKIADIARDGQIVQMAREEAQKIIDDDPTCQKMEYNLLWNRLKALRKTNINWAAIS
- a CDS encoding M23 family metallopeptidase, with the protein product MTFKKVIRTFALTSLLTLTAHSANAQDLLARQAPIDRRAKALDTMVISRLREAEEIEEPAAELYNDWNNNYAHRGGNLPDVYKIDLRGFHMPTPSRVITSNFGRRWGRRHQGLDIKVYIGDTIRAAFSGKVRVVKYDANGYGKYIVIRHNNGLETIYGHLSKQIVTPNQTVRAGQPIGLGGNTGRSTGSHLHFETRLAGVALNPALFFDFAHQDVTGDFYVFRRSTIAQESERATAARGTSSSLSYSRENIQGKGNQSYTPRQEKNYNTDFSNHTPRTEPTANNGKIIYHKVVDGETLETIARQHGISVEQLCRQNRIGKLTRVSDGQLLSISK
- a CDS encoding 2-C-methyl-D-erythritol 4-phosphate cytidylyltransferase translates to MGADIPKQFLPVGGKPVLMHTISRFHAYDKDLKVILVLPKEQQDYWQELCEQYHFNEEYQLADGGASRFQSCKNGLSMIPADTVGLVGIHDGVRPFVSCETIARCFDTAQEAKAVIPVLPVTDTLRFTGDSPSGRNVQRSDYKAVQTPQVFDIQLIKKAYEQEEKADFTDDASVVEHLGQTVTMVEGNRENIKITTPFDLKVAEVLVIHNS
- a CDS encoding ABC transporter ATP-binding protein, producing the protein MVNKIKKLFQIPETRYTSKEIFRWLWIAWRGNRRQAVLNALIGILSVGVSLATVWAVQHAIDVASHAREGSIYVAVGIMGALIICDFALNIASVWVRNLLGIKAQNRMQQRMLDRILRSEWHGKERHHSGDVLNRLEFDVVNVVNFLTETIPNSVSTVAMFLGAFFYLMSMDWRLAILIVVMIPLFVLISKVYVRQMRRLTREVRNSDSKVQSVLQETIQHRMLIKTLESDEMIVGKLEGTQRELRRKVVRKTKFSVFSNLVLNFGFAFGYLVAFTWAALRMSAHSLTFGGMTAFLQLVNKIQSPARQLTKLVPAFVSVFTAAERLMELEENPLEEQGDSIELAGPCGIRLNHIDYRYDDNEREILRNLDFDFYPGSCTAILGETGAGKTTLVRMLLALLKPNKGSVEIYNGMECLELTPLMRTNFVYVPQGNTLLSGTIRENLLLGKVDATEEEMNAALEKSCADFVFHLPLGLDTLCSEQGGGLSEGQAQRIAIARSLLRDRSVMIFDEATSALDPQTERLLLKNILSNHDKTVIFITHRPAVVDYCDQTLTIEKIQ